In Cicer arietinum cultivar CDC Frontier isolate Library 1 chromosome 7, Cicar.CDCFrontier_v2.0, whole genome shotgun sequence, the genomic window ataaaaaataagatgttaGTAGAGAGAAGGTTGAAAAATAGAGATATCTTGTATTCCATTCTTCAAGACCTCCATCAAGTGTTTATTTGATTGATTAGGATCACAGATGATTGTGacataaaatagaataaaccattaattaatttttttaatatcattctctctttaatttaatttaaaaatatataaatataataagtaGTTCTTAGAGTATATAAAATTAGTCAATTTAGTGTCTATCATTAAGATTTTAGAAATTTAATTgatgaattttatatattttaaagattatttattatgtttatatattttaaaaactaaattgatgtattttatttaaaaaaatatttgtttatttaaattaaaatatatatcgaaaataatacaaattttaatttgactgaaaataatatatatatatatatatatatatatatatataatttaaaaaagtgattttaagtCGGAAAAGTTTATTCCAAATACTTTGATagatgaaaaagaagaaagagataaataaataaaaaagttgagaTAGAAAGAGAAGTAGattaaattgataatttattgAGTTTTATATTTGGAACAAGTTATATAGTTATGTACCAAAACCTCCaccaaattaaatataaaaatttggtGCAAAGCGGTGGTCCTGAACCCTCGTGAAGTGTGAGCCCAACAGGTATTAGTTGCGTCGTTTTCATGCAAAAAAGAAAGGGTTGAACAATTGGTTCGTCATTCATTCAATCTCCTAATAAGTCCTAAATCCTAAGGCTGCTCATTAACGTTGTTGTGGACATTAGTGAACATGTAGCAATCCCTTCGTAACATCCATCACTTTTCCCTTAAAAGCATTTGCTTGTTGTCCCTCTCCCACTCCGCGACTCTATGTTTTTGTCCacaaatttttgtataaaatgaaattaaaatattttggattccaTGTTTATGGGTGCTTTCCACAATTTGACGGGTTGTTAGTTTTTAAGATTTaagattattataaaaattaataggtTTATTGGTAAAGGTGGTTTAAtctttgtatttaatttatttgtttttagttagtgaaaatatttttataatatcaatcaattataatgtcaaattattaatataattaaatttaatcaaaattgtGTTGAGAATCACAAATACAATTAAATACATAGTGTATTAAAATCACtctaacacttttttttaagaattattaatattaagtttatgaattattaatattgtttacCTTTATGAAAACTGTCTACTACATATGTTGATCATGTATTTAATCGTATAAAACATCACCAACTTTGCTTTCATTCACTGAACACATAAAATTAACctattcttttttgttttcttctaaattttttgtgttatatatatttattgctAAATGTCTACTTTGCCAATTTAGTTTTCAGTGTGAGATTTATTCAATCAAAGTTTACATTCAACAATTCTTGTAtcttattcaatttaatttttttattagagtttatttatttcatgaTTGAATTTCGGATTATTAAAACCCCTTCGTCTAAAAATTAAAGGCTTAAaagcaaaaaatattaaaattaataatcttaatatttttaagatattacgtttatgattaaatatttaattttgaaattcaacCAAACTACATGTTACTATGTTAGTCTACTTTTCCCAGAgatatttaatttcttaattcattatctttaaaaaataacataccttattctttttaattttcattttaattactaACACACTCAActtattattaatgaaaaagaaaaaaaaatattaggtaATTGTTTCAAAAAGGGAGTAATACAGGAATATGTGTGATTCTCATTATTTGCATAAGAACCAATCAACCAAAGTTCCCTTAGGAGTCAGGACACTTTTCTTCTTAAGTCAAAAGTTATTTCATGCTTCACGGTTGTTTGGTTCTCATCCAGCTTCGAATATTATTTgacaatcattttttttacaataaattattCTACAATCATAAAACCACCAATTAAATCAAAGATACTTAGCAAATACAGAGAACTGAAACCCctcaatatataatataacgTTAAATCTTGTAAAAATTAATGCTACTATTAGAACAGattatcaaaatattactaaaatactTTGTCTTTCCCGTACAAACTTatcaaattttagtttaaataattattatataatccCTTCCTTATGCAGTTACAGGGATACATATTTGTCCAAAAACGGGATTACATTATtcatattcaaatatatatgattaattaattaggcTCACTGGCCACGGAGTTGGACTCTCATAACACGAGTCCTCCCAACCCAATCATAGCCCCAAAAAACCCACCCATCCAATTTTAACAACCCAAATAAATcaaacttgttttttttattttttttctcaaaattttttaCTGACCACCACTCTTAAATCTGATTGACACTTAAATGATTAATAGCAACAACAATTAATACGgatgaatttgaattatataaaaCACCGGTCCGGTCCAACTCAGCCGTCGAACCCGGTTTGGTTCCAAACAGCATCGCGTACCCGCCTCAAGTCACGGCCCTTTAAAGTCCGACCCACCCCTTCGAAAACCGAATTTGCCGCCATTTTCCGGCCACGCGCCAAATACTCGTGCGGCGGAACCATCTCCGAGTCATTAACATCAAAACCGTCATCCAAATCATGCAACGATCCCACCGAGTCAACTCGGAGTATCTTACTCCAATCAGGCACGTTCACCGGCGCTGACGTAGCCATATTATGCTCCGCCCTCTGTGACGCACGATGGACGATCCTCGTTGAATTATCGAACGCCAAAGACAAACCGCCAAGGTTACGGTGGTCCTGCTCCCTGTTCCGACGCCAGGAAGGTGCGCGTGAATCCCACTCGCCGGAAGACAAATTCACGTCGCGTTCACGATCTTCCACCATGGACCACACATCCTCTTCCCTGAAATCAGTTACTTCATGATTCACAGTGGAGCCTTGTGTATAGTTTGTTCCCAATAAACGTTCGCTTCGGTTCGTGCTGAATTTGCGACCCTTCGCCATAATATTTAGCGACGTTAATAGCAAACCGAAGCAAAATCAAATCTAAAAACTATTGTAATATGAGTAAGTAAAAGTCCATTGCGTTTTCCTCTTTTACCCCTTAGAAGGTAGAACCTGGTTTGGGTTTGGCATAAGCTGTGTGTATGTTGTTGGATGTGTATATATAGGCCTTTTCTTTTGGAGTCATTTCATCTTCAATttcatttgaatttgagtttCCACTTCATTTTGTCTGCATATGTTTTTGTCCCAATAACACTCTTCAAATAACTCTAATAACTatatactatttattattatttattattatttattattattattattattattatttaaaacaaatacaaaaaaacCACCACCATTCTTTACTATAgtcttcttttttaattgaaagtTAGATTTGTCCTTGATGTAAAGGAAGACTAATAAGCATTAACTTTTTAACAATATttctaatcaaataaataacattatgtaatgattatttttttagtcaaataaaatgttattattgtttttgcAACATTTCTTTTGTTAAGAATTAATTTGATCAACATTCTTAAATAAATACACAATATGAATCAACAATGATCTTCATTCTCTTTTACTTAATATGGTTTCAATGGAGGACATGAATGGAGCAATGTTCTCCATGGACTTTTACAAAGCTCCGGCCCTAATGATTTTCAACGTGTATTCTTTAAGACCTTTTGGCATATTGTAGGTAAGCATATGTGCGGTAGCTTGTTCATGAGATTTTCAATACATGTCATATTGCTCTTTAGTTTGCATAGACTGTAAGTGTTCCTAGTGTCTAAAATTGATTGTTCGAAGATCTTGTAAGAGTTTAGGCATACCAACTCGTTTAATTTTACTCCTTAAAGTTATTTTGAAGGTATAATTGACACGTATTAGATAGGCTCATTTTGTCCACATTAACAATACTCatataaaacttcaaaatatttattagaatGACTCTTGAATTTTGACAACCTATATACTATATTGTCAAATCATGTTTAGTCACATATTCAGacttttatctttgaataaCAATGTTGATGACTTAATAATTTGGGGAGGTTCCAACCTAGGCTCCTATTCTCCCAACAACGAGTGCATGTGGCTTCAACATAATTTCCTCAACAATGTTATTACTCGTGACTCTCGACTTTGgttgtagaaaataaaaatagttgaaaCATTTTTCTTTGGTTAACCTACCATGAGTCTCTTCCCACTAACGCCTTCAGAGCTTTTAGACATATCACTTCAGATTTCTTAtgttatttgtgtatttttcaTTCATAAGACTTGTTGCATCTTCTCAGGACTTTGCGGGTGGATCAAGTCCAAAGCCTTATATTAGCGAATAATTCTTTTCATCTTCTCAAGGGTTTGTGGGTGGATCAAGTCCAAAGCCTTGTATGagcaaataattattttcatcacaaatttTTGGATTAATTGGATGGTTAGAAATTATGTTGTCTTTAATGTTAAAACATGGAAGGATACATCCATGTCTAATGTCATCAACTTTCAACCTCCCATTTTTCCTCATGCTTCTTAAAAGTCAATCTACATCTTTAAATCTAAGAGGGGTTAGTTGGCATCCTCCTTACATGTGTATCTTCAAGGTCAATGTTAACATAGCTCCTTCAGTAATTTAGATAAGGCACACTTCATATGATTGATTTATGATCATTGTGGAGATTGACGTGTGTGCTTTTCAGGATCCTAAATTATTGATTCTAATATTGTGGGAAAGTTATTGACCATTCTTAGGGGCTTAAATATGACTTAGAAAATTCAAGTTTTCGTGAAATTATTCTTTAATCTAACTCTCAATGCGCTTTGACAATGATTGTGGAAGGGACATCTCATCGCCATCCTCATGTTACCTTCATTGAAATTGAATAAGAGAGTAAGAGTTGGAGAGAAAGAAACAATGTTCATCAATAGATTATTGAGTTTTGTCATACTTTGAGAGAAGGAGAGGGAGCGGAAGATTGGCTAATAGAATTCAAAGTTTTGGACTTGTTGTCCCCCTAAATTTTCTTCTCTATTTGTGTGGATGTCATAGTATCTATTTGGTTATGAGGAGTAGATTGATAGGGGAAGGGAggaaatattttcaataatatgcatttgatttagtttttaaaaagagAGATGAACAAAATTTCTCATAAACTTTATTTTgctctcattttattttaaaagatttagaAAATAGAGGTGActaaatatacatataaatcatttaaaatttatatcatctacttgaatcaaatatatatttttttaattaaaattattcctCTCGCATCCacattttttgaataaaaaatgtcTATACTATTATTTCCTCCCCTCCGTGGGTATTTTTCTAGTATATCCCCTTTTGAAACAAAACCTTTCATTATACactacattaaaatttatatatgaacaTACTCTACTTTTTTTTACCTTCAAGATATCGCAAGTGGAGGATGCGACAATCTAAAAGAAGTTTTTTTGTCCTTCTATAGGAGGTCGCATCCTGAAGATGTAGTCATGTATTggcataatttttttaacaaattaagagttgttaaattaataaatgaaaaatcataaaaataactaaatatattaataaaatcaaacaaaatacattgaATGGAGGGAAAAAAATACATGATTTAATTGTAGCTTTGATTCATCTATTCTCACACTTTCACGAAATTGATcccaatatattaaaattcaacAATTTTGGTTACTCCCtaagatttttgaactaaaagaTGACAATTTgacaaattttaaatgatgtgatatTCGATTTCATCATATATAATCATCTAGagacattaattattcatatgtcattaattacaTTACAAAAAgtaaacatttataaaattgaaagttaaaattttagaggattttattgcaatttaatGAATGTTAATCATTCTTGATCATCATATCATATGCTACATTATTTAAAACgtgtaaaatcattttttttagttaaaaaaaattaaaataaaggataaaatactgttaaatctttaaatagaaAGACCAATTTCGTTAATGGATAAAAGTAGAagaactaaaactacaattaaatcaaaatacatCAAAAAGTTAATCCGGTTGAGTAAGCATGTCAAAAGAAATAAGGTGCtataacattttaataaattccTTCTATTTTTGGAGTCTATTGCAAGTAAATTAACACATTCATcctattttgttaaaaactatCTCCTATTTTGTatcctaataaaaaaataaaaaaataactaaattatattaataaaatattaaacaaaaaaaaatacactactTGAACTCAAATCTCAGATAATTTGTCTGTAGATTAAAATTACTACCTTCGAGACGACAAATATAATAATCAGAATGAAGAACTGCTAGAACAATCTTAAATCGTTCAAATAGCTAAAAGAATTCAACAAAAGTAAGATTGAATGATATTTAGTGAATatggttagttaaaatttgaattatttttttcttcatgtattttattttatttttaatataatttagttatttatttatttattagtatgCAAAATAGGATAAAAAATAGGAATGAATTGTTAATAAGATATGACGTAGTTGCTATCCTTTGGCACATCACTCAATCACAGAAATATagttttgtataattttattaatataatttagtttatttttatttattaaaaaatatttatgctaATAAATTCCTTCAAAATAATCGCATCCTCGTCTTATAATCAgtaaaaagaatatatttttatacataaattttaatataaaatataataaataattttagtctaaaacggatataatagaaaaatacctccgtatctttttgttttgttgtctttcttattttccattttatatatataaaaaaaaaaaaaatacatacctTGTGTTGTTGAAATAATAGCATTGTTATCACCCGATCGACTTGAAGACGTGTGGGACCTTTCAGCTCATTTCATTAGAATAGACAGGAACGCAATTATGCCAATTCATGTGTGCTTCtttctaataaatttttatcttaGTTGTTGGTCTATGTAACTGGCATATAAAGAAATTTATTATCAGCTTATGGGAACCATGAGATGTTTTACGTATTTTTATTTGGCAATAATTcatattcattattttaatttaatttagttttcactcaaattttttaagtttaattttttttaatagatgtTTCAAGTTACATTTGTttgcataattaattttaaaatatattaaattacatatataattttttaaatttaattttttttttcgaactAATATCATCAAATGTTAAGatctaattaaaatattacaataaattgattttttaaactacTTTACACGTGAAAGTGATTAAAGACATTGATTATGTGGATATACATTTATTACTGTGTTTTTAATGTTATAGAtagatttaaattattatagagaaaatcaagaaatatatataaaattttatgaatgtttttttttgttgaaaaattaatatgagaGACATATTATTGCAGCAGTTGGTAGAATTTTGAATCATAACAAACTTTTAATTGAACTAATTATTTTCGAAATTGAGATAAAAGACTaattatacaaatataatatatttatataatggAGATAAAATAAACGACCTAAACCAAAATTGagttaaatataaaagattataaatgtatttgtctctttttattttaatggcATGCATAGCACATAAATtcagaaaaattaataaatatggataataaataaataaataaataaaactcagcAAGTTGGTTTTGATGTTGAAGAAAAAGGGTATTTGTGTGTAATCCGATCACACACAAGTTACTTTAACACTAATTAAAAAGAAAGTCcattaattaaaatgttagataaGTAGATTATGATATCTAAAACATAAGCATTCTAGTAATTGGTAAATATAAActgtttgtttttaaattt contains:
- the LOC101501221 gene encoding protein S40-5-like, with product MAKGRKFSTNRSERLLGTNYTQGSTVNHEVTDFREEDVWSMVEDRERDVNLSSGEWDSRAPSWRRNREQDHRNLGGLSLAFDNSTRIVHRASQRAEHNMATSAPVNVPDWSKILRVDSVGSLHDLDDGFDVNDSEMVPPHEYLARGRKMAANSVFEGVGRTLKGRDLRRVRDAVWNQTGFDG